actgtttttaattcaGAGGATGTTCTATagacaatttcatttttaactaatactATTCATAACACTAAAAAGGCCTTTGgagttttatattacaaatctGGATAATAGGTTCTGTAAATTATTATGGTCTAGCAATTTAACTTCCAGGTATATTGCACATGTGTTTAAACAATTAGTTAAAcacttatttgaaatatattcaaacttaaattaaattttaagcaaaatGCAAACAAACTagtttcaataaatgtatatttatatatatttttaacatttaccaaTCCCTACTTTTAATACTGTTTGCATaacttttaaacaactaaaacattaaaatcatttgaaattatttcaaaagatATAACAATTAATTCTGTGGTGGCCAGCTCCGATCTTGCTTTCAGAGTGTAAGATGCTATTGCAGGTATATTGATTTGGGCtgtatcataataataaaattttaaaagataccaaaaacatgaaattaaagaTTCACCACAATGACGAGAAAGTACCAAGTTTACAGAACACAGGATATAACTCGGTTTTTTTGACACCATAAACAATTTtcaagatttaatattaaatatttccttaGTTTTAAGCAAACACATTTtctacattacattatattttttaagtactttCACAGTTAATACCTTAATATGAAATCccaaactataattaatattatttgcacTTGCCTTTATCACtcaaatcatcttttaaaacTACTCTGAACCAATATAACTATTACAATAGAACTTTATTCTTGAGTTTACCATTGGAACATGGTCACCTCATAATTGATGGGGACAACGACAACGACACGCAGAACTGGTAAAACTATGTTGTAATATGCGATAACAACAGCCAATAAGATAATGGTAATCTATTGTCATTAAACCCTATGAATAATCATgacaaaaatagttatatatatattatattattaatagcaCAACAATTTGTTTTGACAGTGGtaacttttaacaataatattgaagAGACACAACAATATCACATATGGCAGATGAATGAGATTGACTAACTACGACTTTAATAGGAACAACAACATCaacaactatatatatttatatatataataataacaactagGCCAACATCTGTGCGGTAACTAAGCAACCCAACTAGATAGGCCCAATTGTATCACAGAATAATACCAAAGTCAATAAAGATAACTATAATTTTGGGAAAATATACAAAGTGTCAACACAAAAACTCAGGGAGCTATTGTTCACGATAACACTTATCATAACAGATCATAAACAGAATAggaaataaattatcttttaatgaCATATTTAAATCAGATCATATTGTGGCAATCTGTTGACCTTCACATTTACATCCACTTTTTTTACAGAAAGTTGACCATACACCATCCATGCTACTACATACAGAGTACATAATGGTGGCTGGTGCACGACAGATaagattcaaaaattaaaacaccaaAATACCCGGACACAAACACCAAGACAAACTATTTTAATCACAGTACCAAAACCCAAAACGGCGTTATTTCGGTTTAACATTATTTCATCATTTCATTTATTGAACtggtttatattttgtattgttaagaTTGGAAGTTAACAAAGACACTTTACACTTTTCTATGGCTAAAATACATGTTCTGTTATATATCACTTGCAACCTCATTTACAGATAATTATGGGATGAATTTCGGTGTGCGTGGTCCAAACCAACAATATTGTATTGAGCACGTTGGGTTGGAGCACTCGATGATTGATGCCACTGTGAGCGCACCAGACCCGCTGATGCGTGTAAGGCACTAGCACACGACCCACTAGCAATCCACATTTATTTAACTCCAACATTACGAGGATTAGAAACAAGATTAGGTTTTTATACAAAGTACatgatatttgtttaaataactttaCTTTCTCTAAAGAAATATTGGaagaactatataaaatattatataatactttttatatgtattctTTTGCAaggaattgaaaaaatttataccataagaagtactaaaattaaaattggtctAATTGCATCTTAAaaatgatttagaaaaaaatgtttctagCTCTGTGTTAAAGTTTGCCACAAAATACGCCAATCCCAAAGTAAAAAATGCATCATTTTATTCTCTTAAAACAGGGAGTGAAAAAAGTGCTTCCTGTTTTCCTCAGCAAAAAGAGGTTTTTCTCATCTCACACATTCGTTAACAAAAAGCAAATTTAATAGTTtcagtaaacaatattaaaaactatatgcaAATTATTACACGAGCAACTGTTTTGTTTAGTTCTCCATTGAACGAGATCTGAGTAACTGATTATAATCATTCACACAAAATAAGAACTACTGGAATCGGATTGTATCGGATAAGGGTGAAAAACCACTTGGCTTATTCGACCTTATCCGTTATACAGCTGAGTTGAGAAACCATTAATTATCAGTTTAATGCAACGTACAAGGAGACTTCTCAACATGTCCAGGAGAATCTAGTACATCTTTTACTCCTAGACTGACAGCCACCTCCTGCATCCAGACATCAATAAGAGCCAGATAACAGTGTAGCATGACTGGGCAGACAAGAACACACAGCTTTTATTACATTTGAGTTAATTTTCCAGTACTTGTATATTAGTGACTTTAACATATTTGCAactttaacatataattttattttacttaggaAATAGTCCCTAAACAGTTTTTCATTCGCCACTATATCATGTTAAGTTCACAAACATCCGACTGTCCTACAAGGATCAAGAAACCTATTCAATATTGCAATCAGTATTACATTCACTTCAGGAAGCTAAAGTGAATTTAGCTTTCCTACTACTATCAGGTCGTAGTTAAACAGATGTGGATATTTAGTATTTCATGCAGTATAAACTTCAGTTCAAATCAGTGAAATGTTGAAAAGAGATGAAACAAATGTATGTAATGCAGATGATGGCTAACGTTACAAGGAGCAGGTACTATAGGAACAACACCCAATCTACCCTACACACCCAAACATTTAACATTGTGTCCATGCATAGTCCCTATAACATATTTTGATTATCCACTAACTGATTAATCTTTAACTGGTGGGATTATATTTCACTTTGAAAAATTCAAAGATTCTTTCGGGTGCTAATGAAACACTCTTGTAAGcataaactaaaatgaaaagaATGGCTAAGTAGATCGCTCTGTTATGTATTTTCTGtaaacaagaaacacaaataatttatatagttgaaAAAGTCAATTAAATTTAAGTCTTGCAATAAAGTTTAAGTAAGATTGAACTGACAAGAGTAACTGAAAAAACTTAAGGATACCAAATTATATACAAGGTAATGCTTGGCTTTAACTATATTCACATATTCCTACAGAAGCATCTAATGTCAAATGATCTAAAGTCAGTTGTGAGATTAAATgtctttaaatacaaaaatgacaaTAATGCTAATACATGCTGACAAACCTAcagataaaacaataacaaccaagtcttaaaattttaaaacatctgttAAGGACTAAGCAAGATATTATAATATCTTTTGCCACTTGATTAAGGTGGACATAAGTTAACAATGCAAAATAACATTagaatttcataatataaaataatatgaaaatacataacACTATCAATAAACTATCAACTTGTGGAATAACATAATTATGCAGATGGTAACATCagtttaataaaacatgataaaatagtGACAAACTACAAAGTTCACTATTATAATGATATGAATAACATAACTTGACAAACGCTCAGTCGTTATAACTGATCCGTATCAATAACAAAACTACACCCTTTAACAAATCTTACACAACTCTTAACGTGATGTGATGGGTGAGATCAGTACACCTTAATACCGTAGTTTACAATGTTtctgataaaatttcaaattgcataACTTCCCAGTCAAATACTTGCAATATTTGAgcctactattattaattaacagAGTTAAATGAATACTTTCAAATGTGTTGAAAACTTAACGAATGAGACATTTTGTGTAATATGGTGACTAGAAAACTACTGCAGCAACCCCAGCGGGTTCTGCCGGTTGCGTTTCACCTCCTCTTCATTAATCCGCTGCTCAATGAGAATCTGCGCAGCGGCAATCGCACCTGGTGACCCGGTTATAGACACGACTCTGTTCCTGGTGCCTGGCGCAAACGTGCCTTTCTTGGAAATCTGGATACTCGCACCGCTCAGTGCCTGTATTTCCACAAGAGATCTTCCCCCGGGCCCCAGGATTGCCCCGACTATCACCTCAGCAATCTCCATGTCCAGCTTCTTGGCTTCTTTGTTGTCTACTTCGGACTTTACTGCCCCAAGGCCGAAGGAGTTGTTGTTCAGTGCTGAGGCACCAGGAGGTGAGGCAGGGGTTGGATGTCGGAACGGGTCGAATGCCAAATCTAAAGATGGCCGAGTAGGGGTTGAGGTGCCAATTGGGCCAAACACTCCGGTGCCCCCATTGGCTTGGGCAGGGGTTGCATCCATGGGGCTGACTCCTAAATAACTGCCAGTTCCCAGACCTCCAGCTCCTAGGCCCAGGCCCATGCCCAGTATACCATATCTGCATCAAAGTATCACATTTTAGTTAACAGAGCAAATTTTtccatattaatattttgtattttatagctTTGATAGCAATGTTAACACTTTTGACACCCGTAGTATCTACAATACCATATTTTTCCTTTCGACTGACGTTTTTGTACGAGTTACATCTCATTAGTAAGGCCTAAGGACCTATGAGAAGATTGATTTTTTTCTCAGAACTCAAGGTTTCACTACAGTCTCCGTCTGgttcaagtaaaatatataattatagtatgtCACCTTggaacaatattttaagaaaaagtattttattcaaaatgatCTATATCAAAAATACTTAGCTTTCACTGCTATGCAAACATGCCATACCACTCCATTTTACTCTACATAGACTACAGCTGTGAATGTCCTCATCGTGATTGTCAAAACAACAATCATTATCCGGCTCCACatatagaaaaagtaatattttttgcagttttGCCAACCgggattattaaatatatgatgGATAGGAATAGCAACCGGTTCAATGCTCTGCTGTCCAGTAGACAGCAGTAGAAATACGTAGTCAAGTTTCATTGTGAGACTGTTTCACAGAATGCTATGGGTGTGTACTCATTTTCAAGGagaatttattattatgcaagcaacattttaaaccatttagAAATAATTTCTTGTCAGAACACTTAAAACAAATTCctgtcacaataaaaaaaatcaatataaacctgGATTATTAATCTACCTTTTTTTCTAGTAAAAAAGCTATGAGCAATCTGGTATTAAACATAACATTGAAGAGTCCATGTGCATTCCTCcaataaagaataaaagttataCCTAAAATACTGATATGACTTACTTGGCGAGAGTGGCCATGGCCGTGGAGATCTCAGCGGTAACGTGTTCTGAGCAACCACTAGAGCGCAGCATGATTTTGATCTGGTCCAGCAATTGGGAAGTGAGTGATTGGTTGGTGCCTACCATCGGGGAGTTGAGGTTAAGGCTGAGATTGAGCCCAGGAGCTCCACCAATCCCCAGACCTCCATTTAGCATCAGACTGCTCAGCTGGCTCACTACACAACACCAAGAGATCACTAGTTGTTTACAAGATGAGTGAATACTTCTGGTACTACAAATAATTATACAACCACTAGAGCGCAGCACAATCTTGATCTGCAATCTACAAACAACTGTATAactaaaaatccatttttttaacactttctcTGCGGTTTCATACTGAGTGGTCTTAACTTATATCTACGATGGGATGACTCAACAATGGAAAATACCTGACGTTTAGAAACTCTTGGTGTCTCCACCTAGGCTTGTGGTTTTACCAATCTTAAAATCCACCAAGATAATATCCTCTTTGTTATCAATGAGTCAGGCACTTCTTAAAACATTTATCCTTGAGGTAAGAACTAGCCAATCAATTTATATTACTATCTTAGTAATGGCTGGATGTCCTTATCTgacattaatgttaataaaatgtaaattaattaaatgttaatgttaattaatgttaatacaaaaagcTTTTTGTATTTACCTTCCTGAATTATCTGATGAGAACAGCCTTGCTGTTGAAACCCTCACAAAATTAAGaaggttttgtaaaatattcatgcACTTCATCtgcttaaccctttgaaccccagaccaaaatattgatggtggaaaaaacgtaccaaaatcatttgacctaagaactaccgagaatccccggagcagaaacagctgttttgcatactgtttgtaaaaaattaatacttttgctattttttatgctattgtcttgtattacacaccaaaatgtccagaatgaaattgtatacacagaaaaagattagtctgaagtataaaaaaatgtttaacagcattaaaataattttaaaatatatgtatatagatttttaggcaaaaaaattgattttaagattttttaattaaaaaataagaaatatttttaccatgggcacccacattttatttttctaaaattagtttttgtgtatgtacaaaaagaattatattgatatctctaaaaataaactttttttgaatttttatataaaagtatgcgacttgtaaaaacctctaggcgtacaacacaaaaatcactgatattacctaaataaataaattagtaaataaataaataaaaaaattagtattttaataaaatacatataaatatgtattaatactcataaaataagtattttacgatttcaaataaatatgtattaaacgcatataccatggcgacgatattacgtcgcccggggattctcgcaacttcattggcgacgatacatcgtcgccgcggggatcttcgcatatcttctcggcgacgatatttcgtcgcctggggttcaaagggttaaaatttgatacaaagaATGTCAATGCCAAATTTTATCAATCCATTACATAAAACCTCCAAGTGTGTGTTATACTGACAAGTTTTCATTTCTTGGTGCTATGCAGTCTTGGCTTAAAACAACCTTAAGAACTGTTCTGAGTCTATACTTGATCCATACATTCTCCATACTAGTTTGACGTACATCCATGCATCCATAAGATGTCAGGCTAGTTGTGTGGAAAATTATGTTCTTTTAaaagaatatagttttataatttgttactgtTGCCATATTCTGTggtaacaacaattttaaaatatgtgaattgCTTATTCTAGTCTACTTatgcttattttatttaacagctGATGATCTGGAAAGTAAAAGTTAACCTGAAGCCGAGCGTATTACACAGATAGTGAACTTATAAGTATAGAAATCAAACAACAaccattgtattataaatatatgtaagcTATATAACACAATATCAGTAATAACTGAAGTCTTATAAGTAGTTGAGATTCCtgcaatatgcaaaataacatctATATTGTTTGTtactactttattttatagtaacattttgtctaatattttgaagtttgtaGTTTCTGTGATTGAGAAAAAAACTGTGATTTCCTGCTTGTTTTAATCGTGCTACTATTTCCTAGCTATTGTCATTTTGGTTTAATCTGGGAAAATTTTTGCATATTTCTGTGGCAGATTACTAAATATTCCATAATGTTTGAAACTATCACAACAAAATTACTTAACCATAAAATACATGATATAGGTTTCATAAGGTTgtgaaaattaaacacaataaaaaaactatttagctCTTTTCACACCACTAATTAATTCCACAGTCTTCCTGTAACACCAAGACATCTATAAAATATGTCTAAGTTCAAAGCTAACTTTTACTATACGAGGTGGGTCCAGGAAGTAAGTTCCATTTTAATTTATCGCTGCTGCAGCGCTGAAATTGCAGTTCCGTACATGCATAGTAGACGCTGTGTATCAAATAGAAGAAACGTGAGCCATTGTGAGATTGCTGTCAGCCACGTACGctttgttgtgtttgtttacaatgTCGGTGTTGATTGAAAATCCCGCCACTTGTGAAATCAGATCTGTGATTTGTTTTCTGAATGCTAGGAAAGTGAAACCAATTAACATTTATTGGcaaatttacaaagtttacagaCAAAATACGATGAGTGATTCAATGGTGAGAAGATGTGTCCAACGACAGTTCAATGAAGGACATAGTGAAGTGCAGGATGAAGAACGAAGTGGGCGTCCATCTTTGGTTACAGAAGAACTGGTTCACGGCGATTGATGACAAGATTTAGGGAAACCGCAAGTTTACAATTAATGCTCTCACTATGGAATTTCCCCAAATCTCACGATCACTAATTCATGAAATTGTTTACCGAAACACTGACATTTCGTAAACTTTGCTTACATTGTGTACCAAATATTCTTACTGagcaacacaaaaaaaaaacaacaccagTTTTTGACTCGTTATGATGAAGGCGGCGAAGAATTTCTGACACAGATagtcacaggagatgaaacttGGGTAGTAAGCGACCCCTGAAAGTAAGCGACAATCAATGGAATGAAGGCACGCTTCATCCCAGCAAAAGGTTAAGGCGAAACAAATAGTGACAGCTCGAAAACTGATGTGCACAGTGTTCTGGGACTAGAAAGGCATCTTACTCATTGATTTCTTATTGTGTGGTCAAACACAGATGAGCAGATGTTTATTGCGACACACTTAGGAAATTGCGCCACTTAATACAGAATAAGCGCAGAGGATTACTGTCCAAAGGGGTTGTTTTTCTTCACGATAACGCATGACCACACACTGCAAATGTGACGAAACGCCTCAAACAACGATTTGGCTGGGACGTGTTTGATCATCCTCTGTACAGCCCTGACCTCGCTCCTAGTGACTTTCATCTGTTCTTACATCTCAAGTCGTTCCTTGGTGGTCAACACTTCATCAATGACGAAGAGCTGACATAAAATGTTTCCAACTGGTTGCAGGTGGCAAATTTCTATGAAGCAGGTATACAAAAACTTGTGCCACGCTATGAAAAATGTCTGCAAAATTTCAGCGGTTATGTGGAAAAGTAGTTGAAGAGTTGTAGAATTTTgtgcaataaataatgtttctgtaTCTGTACACAATTTGATTGTATTCCCAAACGGAATTTACTTTCTGGACCTACCTCGTAAATATGCTATAAGAGGTaaacacaaaacaatatcaaacagggtattttgcatatttattgataaaaacctaaaaaaataactatttatcatGCTGTTCATCTAAGTTCAAATTCGTGTACAatctaataaaactgaaaaattaaataaactaataattattagaGCATTTTCTTATCCAAGGTTTCATAGATAAGTTCTATCATCTTATCTTATCATCTGGACAAAAGGTCTATTatattatcttatcttatcttatcataTAAACAGACAATGGCTACATTTGGTTATGGCTTTGTAGGACGTAGGATTTAGTCCTCTAAAAATACTTCCTAGTTAAAGGGAAGCAAGGACTTTGCACCTGCCATTCCAAAGgctttttgtgaactaaaaactcTCCACAAGACAATTTACAATTTTGGATATAATCGTGTTTGGTGTTTTAGTCAGTCTGTCACTGAAATATATCCGTTTACGGTATGGgaaagattaaaaaacatttaaattattagaataataaattgtaaactaaaacccttttaagttatatttataaatattaaaaaactgtgataaaaatgTGTTAAGAATTAAAAAGTGCTTAGGTGCACATTAGATtcgtagaatattttattacctacaataattcatctattaaaatcatatacagtataattaataaatttgtgacatatttattatatatttacatcttGTTAGTTTTAACTGAATGCATTCAAAAATGCCTGGATCAGAAATATTAAGATTAAGAAAccgatatatatttatatttttggtttattatacCGTTGTCTTCAAAAACTCTAGCCAcgacaatattttatatttttgaactaattttTCTTAACCTCCAAATATAATGgccaatagtaataaatattgattgctataaaaatattttcaactgtccacacaatttatttatgaatacataATTGAATCCATACATAAAGGAATCTATTGCctattttagatttaaagaaCAATTCTAACTACAAACATTttaacccccacccccccccccccccacccccccccccccccacccccccccccccccacccccccccccccccacccccccccccccccaccccccccccccccatttttatttaaatatttctgttgtatttaattatgttcacCTAGGAGAAAAGTTTGAGGATATGATCTCCAGTACCTTGTAATTGTGGAGAAGGTTGCTCATAAGAGATATGAAACTAGTTTGAATGATCAAGATTACCTCATTTTCAAAATCCTTAGAGCCAAGTATGTTGGTTGTTAATTTCAATTCCATACATACAGTTGAATCTtcatttttaaggaaatataaaaaatctccTGAAGTTTCACAAGCAGTTTGAAGAAAGATTCTCGCATCCCCAAAGAAATTATCCATCAAAACACCAGAACTGTTAAGTCTCAAATGTATACAGTAATCTCTTTGTCCAGTTTATTCTTCAGTTCATAGGCAACCCTTGGTTCCTTCTTCAAATTATGAATGTAATACAACCAATAACTAGTAAAAACTTTTAGCAGTAGCTGAGGTGACAGAAAGATATCCTCTCTGGACAAGTGCAAGAGTGATGGTATTCTACAAATAATTCTTAGATTGTTGCAGGGAGCTTGTctcaatatttgaattaatttttgaacactTTTCTTTAGAGGGGCATTTTCCTGATTTCTGGTACCAATTCAAAATTCTGTAACTAATTTGGTTGCAGTAGCTACTGACCAAAAGCAATTCAATCCACTATTGCCAAACAACATGAAGCTCTAGTGCTCATCAAATTCTCCTATAATTTTGTCATATATATCATCTCATCAGCATGGTTTCACAAGTCAATGATCAACTGTAACAAATTTAGCTATTCCAGAACTGCTTATCACCAGGTGAACTGCTTGTATTGCAGTTATATAATATCCAATTGAGGCTGGAAAGTGCTGCACTCT
The Homalodisca vitripennis isolate AUS2020 chromosome 1, UT_GWSS_2.1, whole genome shotgun sequence DNA segment above includes these coding regions:
- the LOC124354045 gene encoding RNA-binding protein Pasilla-like, yielding MYGSMSQLSSLMLNGGLGIGGAPGLNLSLNLNSPMVGTNQSLTSQLLDQIKIMLRSSGCSEHVTAEISTAMATLAKYGILGMGLGLGAGGLGTGSYLGVSPMDATPAQANGGTGVFGPIGTSTPTRPSLDLAFDPFRHPTPASPPGASALNNNSFGLGAVKSEVDNKEAKKLDMEIAEVIVGAILGPGGRSLVEIQALSGASIQISKKGTFAPGTRNRVVSITGSPGAIAAAQILIEQRINEEEVKRNRQNPLGLLQ